A window of Magnetococcales bacterium genomic DNA:
GAGCTGTTGCCAACCCCTGCCCCCCCTGATGGGGAGCAGGCAGGGGAGTGCCGGGAACGATAAATGTGAACAGAGTTGCAGCCAGGGGGAGTATGATCAGAATCCACAGTCGGACATGCATGGCGGGGTTCCTCGGCACTGGGGCAACGATTCTTCACAGATGCTGTTTGACCTATCTCAATTTGAGTGCCAACCCGCATTGCCCCGATTCAACCCCTGAAACCGGTGAAACAGCCCCTTTTCGCCCCCTCCGGCCCCATTTTCTTCCCATTTGTGGGAACAACGACAAGGCCTGTTTCCCGCAAACAGGAATTGATATCTTTAAGAAGCATCTTCCACCGGACCGTTCACCACCAGGCTTTGGGGGAATCGGCATGGGTGACGTTGTGGCAGCGTTCGCAGACCAGCGGCGAAAAAGCCACCTTGCCGTGACAGACCCCGCAAAACTGACCCCGCAAAATGGCGTTCATGGTCACCACATTGCCTTTGGCCACGGGCAGAAAGATGTCAGGATGGCAGTTGCCGCAATCGAGCCAGCGGGTATGGGCCCCATGGGGAAAGGTGACGTGGGGCATGTTGCGGGTGTTGGTCATGAGGATCGTCGATTCGAGACTCTTCATGACCCCCTTGCCGCCGGTATCGGCCCGGGGGGCGATCAGCCCACGGGAGAGGGTCTCCACCCAGTTGGTGGCCCCCAACCGGTCCACGGGAAAACCCTCCATGCCTCGGGCCGGATCTTGCAACAGGCTCAAGGAACGGTTGGCCGTGTCGTGAAGGCCATCCCCGGCCAGCCAGGTGCGATGTTCCGCAAGATCGCCGGCAACGACCGGAAGTGAGAGCAGACACAACAGAAGCATTTTCGACCAGCGGATCGGCAACACGATTCAATTCCTTCCAAGGCAGGCAATGAACGACGATTCCATCCTTGCAACCTCCTCGCCGAATACGGATGGCGCCAAACCGCCCCTGCCCGCGCCGTTTCCCCTGGTGCGCTTCTTTTCCATCACCAGTCTGCTGGCCATGATCGCGGTGGCGGTTTCGTTGGGCTGGTTTTTTCACAAGATCCAGATCGACAACCTGCTCCACATCGGCGAACGGCAAAACGTGGCCCTGACCCGGGCCTTCGCCAACACCCTCTGGCCCCTGCTGCAGGGCTACCTGCGCGAAGTGGAACGGCTCGGCTCCGACGAACTGCCGGTTCACTCCCTGCTCTCCAGCCTCGACTTCACCGTGCGCCATCTGGTCAACGGCATCGACGTGGTCAAGGTCAAACTCTACGACAAACGGGGCCTGACCATCTACTCCAGTCAGTCCAGCCAGATCGGCCAGGACCAGTCGGGCAACTTCGGTTTCCAAACCGCGCTGCAAGGCGGGGTGACCAGCCAGTTGACCTATCGGCACAAGTTTCCCACCTTCGACGGGGTTCTGGAAGACCGCAACCTCATCTCCAGCTATGTGCCCCTGCGCAAGAACGGCGAAATCCTGGGGGTCTTCGAACTCTACTACGACGTGACCGACACCATCGACCAGCTCGATTACACCCGTCGCCAGGTGATTCTGGTGCTGACCGGCTTCTTCCTGGCCCTCTACGGCATACTGTTCGTCATCGTGAGCCGCGCCCAGCGCCTCATCCAGGCCCAGCAATCGACCCTGATGGTCTATCTCGACGAGATCCAAAAGTCCAACCAGCTTCTGGAGGAGCGGGTTGGGGAACGCACCAAACGCCTCTCCGAAGCCAACGAGGCCCTGGAGGGGGAGATCCAGGAGCGCCGGCGCACCGAAGTGGAGCTGCGCAAACTCACCCGCGCCGTGGAACAGAGCCCCGCCTCGGTGATCATCACCGATCTTTCCAACCGCATCGAGTACGTCAATCCCAAATTCTGCCAGGTGACCGGTTACACCCTGGCCGATGTCCAGGGACAGGATCCCCGCATCCTCAAATCGGGCCGCATGTCGCGGGAAGAGTACCAGAAGATGTGGCAACACCTGCAGCGCTACCACGAATGGCGCGGGGAGTTCCTCAACCGCCGCAAGAACGGCGAACTCTTCTGGGAATACGCCTCCATCTCGGTGATCCGCGATCCGCGCGGGGTGCCCACCCACTACCTGGCCGTCAAGGAGGACATCACCGAACGCAAGCTGGCCGAGGAGATGATCCACCGCAACGAAATGCGCCTGCGCACCATCATGGACAACGTGGTGGAAGGCATCGTCACCACCGACGGCGCGGGCATCATCGAATCGGTCAACCAGGCGGTGGAAAAGATCTTCGGCCTGGAAGCCCGGGATCTGGTGGGCCACAACATCCGCCTGCTGGTGCCCGCCGAACACCGTCCCCATCACGACGCCTACATCCGGCGCTACCTGGAATGGTTCGAGAAAAACGTCAAAATTAACGTCACCAGTCCCCTGCGCAGCGAGATCTTCTTCGAACGGGAGGTCGAGGTGCAACGCGCCAACGGGGAGAGTTTTCCGCTGGAACTGACCGTCAGCCACGTCTGCCTGGATGATCGCGCCCAGTTCATCGCCACCATGCGCGACATCAGCGAACGCAAGAAGAGCCTGGCGGATCTGGAAACCGCGCGGCGCAAAGCCTTCCAGCAGGAGAAGATGGCCGCCGTGGGCACCCTGGCCGCCGGTATCGTCCACGAGATCGGCAATCCCATCGCGGCCATCTCCGGTCTGGTGGAAGCCCTGCTCGACAACCTGCCCGACACCCCGGACCAGGAGACGCCCCGCGAACATCTGCGCCTCATCGAACAGCAGATCGAACGCCTGCTCTCCATCACCCGGGAGGTCTCCGAGTTCTCCCAACCCCAGACCGATACCCGGCAACTGGTGGACCTGAACGGTCTGATCACCTCCACCCTGCGCATCATGCGCTTCGACAAGCGGGTGCGCCACCGGGTGGAGTGCCGCAGCGATCTCGATTTCGATCTGCCGGCGGTCAACGCCTCGGCGGACCAGTTGCGCCAGGTTCTCATCAACCTGATCATCAACGCCGCCGACGCCCTCTCCTCCGCCCAGGTGGAGCAACCCTGCATCCGGGTGGTTTCCCGGAAACAGGGGGACTCGGTGTGGGTGGAAGTCGAGGACAACGGCCCCGGCATGGACGAATACACCCGTCACCATGCCTTCGACGCCTTTTTCACCACCAAACCCGTCGGCAAGGGCACGGGTTTGGGCTTATCCTTGTGTTTCAACATCATCACGGAGCACAGTGGGGAGATGGCCATCGACAGCACCCCTGGCCAGGGCACCCGCGTCGGCTTCCGCTTGCCGGTGGATGCCGGCGGAGAGTAGCGTCATGGAAACACCGTTACAGATACTGGTGGTGGACGACGAACCGGCCATCCGGCAGGTGCTTCAGGGCACCCTGCGCAAGGCGGGCTATCTGGTCGATCAGGCCGAGGACGGCGAGGCGGCCTTCGCCATCCTCGAAAAGGGGGTGGTGGACGTGGTCATCTGCGACATCCGCATGCCCCGCATGGACGGCATCGAGCTGGTGAAGAAGGTGCGCAGTCAGGGGATGGACACCCAGTTCCTCATCATGACCGCCTTCGCCTCGGTGAATACCGCCATCGAGGCCATGCGGGCCGGGGCCTACGACTACATGATCAAGCCCCTGCGCAAGGAGGATCTGCTGCACCATCTGGTGCAGGTGGGCAACATCATCCGTCTGCAGGACGAAAACCGCACCCTGCGCCAGATCACCCGCGGTCAGGGCATCTGCCCCCTCGACTCCCCGGCCATGCAGCGCCTGGACCGCCAGATTCAAAAGGTGGCCCGCACCGACCACACCGTGCTGATCACCGGGGAGTCGGGCACCGGCAAGAGCGTGCATGCCCGCGCCATCCACGATGCCAGTCCACGGGCCAAGGGCCTCTTCATTCCGGTCAACTGCGGCTCCATCCCCGACCACCTGCTGGAGAGCGAGTTCTTCGGCCACGTCAAGGGGGCCTTCACCGGGGCGGACCGGGCCAAAAAGGGCCTCTTCGCCGAAGCGGACAACGGCACCCTGTTCCTGGACGAAATCGGCGAGTTGCCCCTGCATCTCCAGGTCAAGCTGCTGCACGTCCTGGAGCAGAACCAGATTCGCGCCGTGGGCAGCGAACAGTTCCGCCAGGTGAACGTGCGCATCATCGCCGCCACCAACAAGAACCTCAAAACCATGGTCGGCGATGGCACCTTCCGGGAGGATCTCTTCTTCCGGCTCAACGTCTTCGCCATCCACATCCCGCCGTTACGGGAGCGCTCCCAGGATCTGGAGGTGCTGGTGGACCATTTTCTGCACAAAAACGGCGCCAAGATGGGCGGAGGCGTGGTGCTGACCCTGGCCCCGGAGGCGCGGGAGGCCCTTTTGGCCTACGAATGGCCCGGTAATACCCGTGAGTTGGAAAATGCCCTGGAAAGAGCGGCCATTCTGACCGAAGATGGTCATATCGGGCTGGAGGATCTGCCGGCCTCCGTGGCGGACTGCGCCCCCTCCGCGCCTCGCAGCGGGGAAATCTTCACCTCGGGTGGATCCAAAACCTTGCGGGACCGCATGCGGGACATGGAAATTCAACTGATTCTGCAGGCCATCGAGGAGGCCAACGGGGACCGTCGTCTGGCGGCCAAGGAGTTGGGCATCGGGCTGTCGAGCCTGTATCGCAAACTGGAACAGGCCCAGGTGCCCAAACTGTAGAGGAGAGAGGCGAATGATCGGCAAAAAAGGATTCTATGGGCTTTTTCTGGCCACCCTTCTGGCGGCGGGAACGGCTTGGGCCTCCCCGGAGGATGACTACAAAGAGGGCATCAAGGCCCAAAGTCGGGACGACCTGCAAACGGCGATGAGCTCCTTCAAACGGGCCGCCGAGGCGGGACACACCAGGGCCATGGCGCGACTGGCCATCATCCTCGACCGGGCGGAAGAGAACGATGCCGCCCTGGTCTGGTTCCGCAAGGCCGCCGATGCCGGAGAGGCCGCCGGATTCCTGGGCATCGGCGTCATGATGACCAACGGTGACGCCGGCCCCAAAAAGGAGAAGGAGGGGCTCGCCATGATCGAAAAGGCCGCCTCCATGCAGTATGGCCCGGCCATGCTGGTTCTGGCCAAGGTTCACCTCCTGGGGGAGTTCAACCAGACTCCCGATCTGAACAAGGCCCTGTCACTGCTGGAAAAATCCGCCGATCTGGGCTACGTTCCGGCCATGAAGGAGCTGGCCCGCCTCTATAAGGCCGGCACCCCCGACATGAAACCCGATGCCGCCAAAGCCAAAAGCTGGGAGGAGAAGGTCAAACAATCCCCCAACAAGAAGAGCGACGACCTGTGAGAAGAGTCCGCTTCCTGGCGATACTGCCCTGGATCCTGGCCGCTCCCCTCTTCGCCGCCGACCCCTTCGAAGGCAAGGAGCTTTACAAGAAGAACTGCGCCCATTGCCACGGCATGAACGGCAAGGCGGGTCTGCCGCAATCACCCGATTTCGCCCGCAAGTCCGATCCCAACAACGGACTGCTGCGCAGCGACACGGCCCTGTTGAACCGTATCCGCCAGGGGGGCGCCGGTTGTCCCTCCTTTCGGGCGGTTCTCTCCGATATCGAGATCCTGGATGTGGTCGCCTACATGAGAAGCATGAGAAAATGAAAAAATTAACCGTGTTATGCCTGCTCCTGGGGCTGACCTGGGGCTGCTCGCCCGCGTCGGACAGCTCCTCCCCCCCGGAAAAAGCCAAGACTCCGGACAAACCCCCTGCCGCCCCGGCCAAACCGGCTGAAACCGCCCCGGCCAAACCGGCTGAAACCGCCCCGGCCAAACCGGTCAGCGAGGCGCTGCCGGCCACCCCCACGATCCTGGAGTCCTACGACGTGGGCAAGGATGTCTACGTGCGCTCCCTGCTGGTGGAAAAAGATAAAAACCGCCTCTGGGTGGGCACCTCCGTCGGGGTCATGGAGATCGATCTGGGCAACGGGCAGGTGGTCAACACCTTCACCCGGGATCACGGTCTGGCCAACGAATATGTCTTTTCCATCGGGGTCGACCGGGACGGGGCCAAATGGTTCGGCACCAACGCCGGAGGGGCCTCCCGTTACCAGGACGGCCAGTGGAAGACCTATTTCCCCATGCACGGTCTGGCGGACTACTGGGTCTACTCCTTCGCCCAGCATCCCGACGGCGGTTTGTGGATCGGCACCTGGGCGGGGGTCAATCGTCTCGACCTGAATACCGGGCGCATGGACACCTACATCAAGGAACTGATCAACGAATGGGTCTACGCCCTGGCCATCGACGCGGAAAAACGGGTCTGGTTCGGCACCGAAGGGGGCATCAGCCGTTTCGACGGGCAGCAGTGGCTCTCCTGGACCCATGCCGACGGACTGGGGGCGGAAAACGTGGAGAGCCTGCCGGTCAGCACCAACACCGGACTCGGCACCCGCAACCGGCATGATCTGGGGGTTCTTTCGGGAGGCATGTCCACCTACAATCCCAACTATGTCTTCTCCCTGGCTCTGGAGGGTAACGGCGCTGTCTGGGCCGGCACCTGGGGGGGCGGGGTCAGCCGTTTCGACGGCAAGGAGTGGCGCAGCTACTCCCGCAAGGAGGGTTTGCCGGGCAGCATCGTCTACAGTCTGACCCATGACCAGGGCGGACGGCTGTGGGCCGGCACCAGCAACGGCATCGGCTACTTCGATCAGGGCCGGTGGCGCGCCCTGGCGCAGAACCATCTGCTGCTGGGCGCCCATGTTTACGCCCTGGCCGTCTCCCCCGCCAACGAACTCTGGGCGGGCAGCCGGGGCAAGGTTTATCGTATCGGATTGGCGAACAAGGGATAAGGAGACGCGCGTGCAAGATCAAGGCAGGAATCTTTTGCTGTTGGCGGGTGTCGCCACTCTGGTAACCGGGGCCTACATGCTGGGCCGCCAGCAAGGCAACGTACCGGCAGCCCCCGCCAAGGCTCCCGCGGCGGTCGCGAGCGCCCCCGCCGCACCGGCGGCCCCCAAAGCGCCGGCTGTGACCCCGCCTGCGTCCCCGGCCCCGTCCAGCCCGGCGGCGGCCAAAAGCCCCGCTCCCCTGCGCAGTGGCGGTTTCGATCCCCTGAGTACGGATCTGAAACATCCTCCCGTGCCGGCAGCGGCGGCGGGCACTGCGGCGGCGACCGCGCCGAAGGGCAAGTTCACCCATTTCCGGGTGGGCAATCGCAACGTCAAGGCCATGTTCGCCACCGGCTCCCAGGTATGGGTGGGCACCTCCAGCGGGGTGATCCGTTACGAGGTGGACAAGGACGACTACAAGCTCTTCGACGTGCGCAACGGCAGTCTGCTGGCCAACGGCGTCTTCCACGTCGGCAAGGTCGGCAATTCCATTGCGGTGGGCACTTACGGCGGCGGGCTCTCCTTGTTCGATCCCGCCACGGAGAAGTGGGAGTCCTTCAACATTCCCCAGGGGCTGGCGGACGCCTTCGTTTACGGGGTGTTGCAGGCCAGGAACGGGGATGTGTGGATTGCCACCTGGTCCGGAGCCAACCGCATCGTGGGAGGCAATCTGAAGGATCGCAGCCAGTGGCAGACCTACACCGTGGAAAACACCGGGGGCGGTCTGCCCAACGACTGGGTTTACGGTTTGGCGGAAGGGCTGAACGGCGACATCTGGATGGCCACGGAAGGTGGACTGGCGCTGTTCCGCGAGAATACGTGGCAGCACTGGACCCACAAGGAAGGGGTGGGAGCGCCGTATGAGAAGGTGAAGTCGCAGAACGAGTTCGACAACGATCCCAGCCAGGTTTCCAGCCATCATGCCCGGCAGAAGCAGGAGCAGGGGCTGGGCGAAGTGACCACGGCCTACAATCCCAACTACATCATCTCGCTGGCGGTGGATTCGAAAGGCGAGGTGTGGGCCGGCACCTGGGGTGCGGGACTGGCCCATTTCGACGGCAAAACCTGGACCAATCAGACCAAGGACGACGGCCTGCCCTCCAACCACATCTTCATGCTGACCCTCGACGACAAGGACCGTCTGTGGGTGGGCAGCAGCGGCGGCCTGGCCCTGCGCAAACCCGACGGCACCTTCGACGTGCGCACCACCACCGAAGGGCTCTTCTCCAACAACGTCTTCTCCATGACCTTCTCCAACGACGGCTCCCAGTGGATCGGCAGCTACGGTGGCGTGGCCCGCATCTATCCGGAGGCGGGGAAGTAAAAGAGGGTTGCCTCTTTTCGGGAATACGGGGGTCCGGGGGGGATTATCCCCCCCGGCGGGTCCAGGGCAACGCCCTGGGACTTTTCCTTCCATCCGTATCAAAACAAGGTGAATGCCATAGCCCGCCCGGCGTTTCCGCGAAGGGCCGCCATAGAACAAGCCCTGGCCTTTTCAGCAGCAATCGTCACTGGTGTTGTAAAACCGGTTCGCCCGAGGAATTGATACGCAGAATCGGTACGTCGTTCCCAACAAATACCGAGTCAGGGCGTGTCACGATTGGGAACAGGTTGATTATCTTTTGGGAGGGACTTCATGGGGGTTTCAGCAGCGGTAGTCTCTTCGATGAGAAGGGTGTCATTATTTGCGTAATAGTAACGCCCGACGGGTTTATGAAATATTTTATCAGCCGATTCCGCGATTATTCCTTTTTCTTGCTTTATTCGCATTCCTTTAATAAAATTCGCATGGCTTTGTTGAATTTCGTCGGGGGTTTTGCCTGTATTGGCCAACCTACTTTTAATAAAGAACGTATCTTCATTGCTAGCTGGA
This region includes:
- a CDS encoding PAS domain S-box protein, giving the protein MNDDSILATSSPNTDGAKPPLPAPFPLVRFFSITSLLAMIAVAVSLGWFFHKIQIDNLLHIGERQNVALTRAFANTLWPLLQGYLREVERLGSDELPVHSLLSSLDFTVRHLVNGIDVVKVKLYDKRGLTIYSSQSSQIGQDQSGNFGFQTALQGGVTSQLTYRHKFPTFDGVLEDRNLISSYVPLRKNGEILGVFELYYDVTDTIDQLDYTRRQVILVLTGFFLALYGILFVIVSRAQRLIQAQQSTLMVYLDEIQKSNQLLEERVGERTKRLSEANEALEGEIQERRRTEVELRKLTRAVEQSPASVIITDLSNRIEYVNPKFCQVTGYTLADVQGQDPRILKSGRMSREEYQKMWQHLQRYHEWRGEFLNRRKNGELFWEYASISVIRDPRGVPTHYLAVKEDITERKLAEEMIHRNEMRLRTIMDNVVEGIVTTDGAGIIESVNQAVEKIFGLEARDLVGHNIRLLVPAEHRPHHDAYIRRYLEWFEKNVKINVTSPLRSEIFFEREVEVQRANGESFPLELTVSHVCLDDRAQFIATMRDISERKKSLADLETARRKAFQQEKMAAVGTLAAGIVHEIGNPIAAISGLVEALLDNLPDTPDQETPREHLRLIEQQIERLLSITREVSEFSQPQTDTRQLVDLNGLITSTLRIMRFDKRVRHRVECRSDLDFDLPAVNASADQLRQVLINLIINAADALSSAQVEQPCIRVVSRKQGDSVWVEVEDNGPGMDEYTRHHAFDAFFTTKPVGKGTGLGLSLCFNIITEHSGEMAIDSTPGQGTRVGFRLPVDAGGE
- a CDS encoding sigma-54-dependent Fis family transcriptional regulator; protein product: METPLQILVVDDEPAIRQVLQGTLRKAGYLVDQAEDGEAAFAILEKGVVDVVICDIRMPRMDGIELVKKVRSQGMDTQFLIMTAFASVNTAIEAMRAGAYDYMIKPLRKEDLLHHLVQVGNIIRLQDENRTLRQITRGQGICPLDSPAMQRLDRQIQKVARTDHTVLITGESGTGKSVHARAIHDASPRAKGLFIPVNCGSIPDHLLESEFFGHVKGAFTGADRAKKGLFAEADNGTLFLDEIGELPLHLQVKLLHVLEQNQIRAVGSEQFRQVNVRIIAATNKNLKTMVGDGTFREDLFFRLNVFAIHIPPLRERSQDLEVLVDHFLHKNGAKMGGGVVLTLAPEAREALLAYEWPGNTRELENALERAAILTEDGHIGLEDLPASVADCAPSAPRSGEIFTSGGSKTLRDRMRDMEIQLILQAIEEANGDRRLAAKELGIGLSSLYRKLEQAQVPKL
- a CDS encoding regulator; protein product: MLGRQQGNVPAAPAKAPAAVASAPAAPAAPKAPAVTPPASPAPSSPAAAKSPAPLRSGGFDPLSTDLKHPPVPAAAAGTAAATAPKGKFTHFRVGNRNVKAMFATGSQVWVGTSSGVIRYEVDKDDYKLFDVRNGSLLANGVFHVGKVGNSIAVGTYGGGLSLFDPATEKWESFNIPQGLADAFVYGVLQARNGDVWIATWSGANRIVGGNLKDRSQWQTYTVENTGGGLPNDWVYGLAEGLNGDIWMATEGGLALFRENTWQHWTHKEGVGAPYEKVKSQNEFDNDPSQVSSHHARQKQEQGLGEVTTAYNPNYIISLAVDSKGEVWAGTWGAGLAHFDGKTWTNQTKDDGLPSNHIFMLTLDDKDRLWVGSSGGLALRKPDGTFDVRTTTEGLFSNNVFSMTFSNDGSQWIGSYGGVARIYPEAGK
- a CDS encoding cytochrome c; amino-acid sequence: MRRVRFLAILPWILAAPLFAADPFEGKELYKKNCAHCHGMNGKAGLPQSPDFARKSDPNNGLLRSDTALLNRIRQGGAGCPSFRAVLSDIEILDVVAYMRSMRK
- a CDS encoding sel1 repeat family protein codes for the protein MIGKKGFYGLFLATLLAAGTAWASPEDDYKEGIKAQSRDDLQTAMSSFKRAAEAGHTRAMARLAIILDRAEENDAALVWFRKAADAGEAAGFLGIGVMMTNGDAGPKKEKEGLAMIEKAASMQYGPAMLVLAKVHLLGEFNQTPDLNKALSLLEKSADLGYVPAMKELARLYKAGTPDMKPDAAKAKSWEEKVKQSPNKKSDDL
- a CDS encoding regulator yields the protein MKKLTVLCLLLGLTWGCSPASDSSSPPEKAKTPDKPPAAPAKPAETAPAKPAETAPAKPVSEALPATPTILESYDVGKDVYVRSLLVEKDKNRLWVGTSVGVMEIDLGNGQVVNTFTRDHGLANEYVFSIGVDRDGAKWFGTNAGGASRYQDGQWKTYFPMHGLADYWVYSFAQHPDGGLWIGTWAGVNRLDLNTGRMDTYIKELINEWVYALAIDAEKRVWFGTEGGISRFDGQQWLSWTHADGLGAENVESLPVSTNTGLGTRNRHDLGVLSGGMSTYNPNYVFSLALEGNGAVWAGTWGGGVSRFDGKEWRSYSRKEGLPGSIVYSLTHDQGGRLWAGTSNGIGYFDQGRWRALAQNHLLLGAHVYALAVSPANELWAGSRGKVYRIGLANKG